TGTTACTAGTTGATTCACATCATCCTCCTtaattatctttcttttctacgcccttttcctctctctctctctctctctctctctctctctccaacttgGAAGCCAGATTTACCACTCTTCTGCCCCTCCATAGGCCAAGCCATATttagtacctttttttttttcttttttctttttttattaaaaaaatggagaCCCACAAATCTAGTTGCAAGTTCAAATGCAGTGTTTGGTCACCAAGCCTACATTGTTGGATATTTCCCTCACCAGACACCGTGGTGCTATATATTCTTATTTGGCGGCTCCAATCCAACCATTACCAATGCTCTTATCCCTAAAGTGGTTCAGGTAGATCCGCCTTTAGACTGTCCCTACAAACCACCATTATAGGCGGCCCCTTTCTTGGCCAGTGAACCGGGAATCCAATGGGCCGGGCCACTCAGTTCGCCCATTTCTAGTagatttaagtttttctttttgcacTGTATTAATGTTTGTATTGGAGTCTTTGTTAGGTTGCCCGACGCATCTTTTGTGTTTTCATTTGAtgtaattttctcattttttctcatttctccTCGTACTTGTTTagaccaaaaaaagaagaaggaaacttCATTTACCCCTCGAAGCGTCATGGTCTTTGCAATGTTAACCTCGATAtatcaaaatttgcaatgtcgGTATCCCATGTTTCagttcatttttatttcactcaCCCGttatgattttctgttaaatcttaatgGCTGGAAGATgctaaaattcctaaaataacccatttttttaattaaaaaaaaaaaaactaaaaattccaTGGTAACCCACGACCAGTTGTGGGTCAGGACAGATTCCGCCCCTGATGTGTTAAAATTTATTGATGTATTTTTACTAAAACTCCCAATCCCTCCCCTAGTAGTTAGTAAAAACTCGTTGATTATGTGTGAAGCACACACTTCTTAATATAatgatatattaaattaaaaagtattgttatttaatagactgcTATATAGTTGTGCGCCATATACTTATGATgacatgacagtaaaaatcaacattttgaTCAATAAAGACTttgtaagaagaaaaaaaaaaaaatcaaaggttgATTTTCACTATTACGTTATTTCAGTTTGTATGACAATCGTATTACAGTATACTAAGAGTGCATTTGACACTGCGATTTCGCAAACTAAAAATGCGATTTTAGTCCAAATCTCAGAAAATGTATCGTTTGGGCgtccatttttaaaaaattgcgatttgaaaacgaaaaaaaaaattaacgtcTTCAAATTGCTGGTAATTAAATGCGcacgtttttaaaaacacacaattttaaaggtcaaactattatttttttttaaaaatcctaCGTTTTAAAATAGCAATTTCAACCCGAACGCGCAATTATGTATTTTGTTCCGCAACGTGAATAAGCTTAATTATTAGAGTGAGCTGCATATTTTGACGCGCTTTTAAGTCAATCCCACTTggcacttcttcttcttttcttcttctttctttttatttatttattattattattttttattttttatttattattttttattttttattcactgGGCACTTCTTCTTGACTGCTcatgaaagaaggaaaaagagaaagaccAAAGAATATTCCGTTTTAGTTTTAGTCTTTTGGGTAATGTTTACACGCTATGTGAATTGCATTGCGCGTTTGGAATTTGGAAAACGGCTTTTCCCATTTTCTATTACTCACCGATTACCAAACAATACTTTCATTTCGTTTTAGAAGAAATGTTGATGAGATATTATAACCATTCgttagaaatttgaaaattgacttaattaagctaataaaacttagaaaaaattgcaccattTATTCTTGTGGTTTGCTTAAATTGCAAATTACTCTAtgtagtatcaaaattaatttagaaatcCTTCTGGTTGCCTTAATTTACAATCGCTCTCTGTAATTAAATTTCGtcaaaaattttgacagatttcgTTAGGTACCATGACAGCGCTAATAAGATGACGATACGTGTtgatcttaataaaaatataaaaaacaaaacaattattttttttttttaaagaaaaaagaaaatggtggcTGCGGGTTGGGGCCGCACGCCACCACTAGCATGATCTAAgggtggcccaaaggggtggctgtccAATGGAcagccttttttgtttttaaataattatttagttatatatatatatatatatatatatatatatatatatatatatatatatatatatatatatatattaagagtgcCATGTGTCACCATTTTATTGGTACCGGTGTGGCAcctaacaaaattttcaaattttttaacggaatttgactccaatgagcgatttataaattatgtcAACCACAGGAAACTCAAAATTCACTTTGATATCATAGagatcaatttgtaaattatgcTAACCACGTAAACtgatattgcatttttttttccctataattTGTATAGTTTATTTttgcgcaaaaaaaaaaaaaaaaatccaagccAAATTCATAAGAAAATTCCAAATAAATGATTGAACTCAGGCAGGACTTTTCATTCAATTTATGGAAAGAATGCTCCAAATACTAAACAGGGAAAGTCTTGTCGAAAaagaggaatatatatatatatatatatatatatatatatatatatatatatatatatatatatatatatatatatatatatatattttgagaaagaaaaagagaagactaGACTTGTGTACACTGCAAAGACATCGTGATGAGGTGGGTCAACGTTGATTTTCGTTGACTCTTCTTCTTAACTTGAGCAGTGAGtcatacaaaagaaaacaaattataaaaatttataaactaaGTCCAGCCTAGCATGAAACTTTTTGTACACTGTACTCCTACACATCACAGATCGTCTATACTCATCCGATCAAGATCACGGGATTCATCCCAACGGTTCAAATCCAACACATGAATTGGTGGAGCCCCCAATACATAAAGGTACCACGGTCAATCTGGTGGGGCCCTTCAGGATGGCGAGTTCAGACGAAAAGTATTTGCTTGTGGACCCCACAATATCACATATTCTATCAAAATATCTGCATCTATTATACAATATAAAGGCACATACACAAAGCAACAATGAAGACGCGCTCTCAACTCTCAAGCCGTtggattacttatcaaaatctCACAAAAGTAACGTTATTTAGTAGATCTGTCAAATAACTAaatgacgtgacagtaaaaatcagtcTTAAAATTagtacttgtaaaaaaaaaaatctcaagtGTTGACCTAAATGCTAATTTTCAATGTACGTCATTTCAATTGTATGACAGTCAGCACCAAAATTAAGAGTCTGAACCtacgtaaataaataaatacacaattatataaattaattaattaaatcaaacCTATTAAATtagcacaaaaataaaaaaatccaacaatCAAAGTAACCATTTGAAATTGCTAGGGccctactaaaaaaaaaccatttttataAGGAATTTAAGAATTTTTGGGTTGCCAATGACCCCTCAGATATAAGGGCGGGTTTGCCGCCCTTGATGGCAGTTATACATGAGTctattaaatatcatttctcatcttAAAAAGTATCAATGTGGTAATTGAAATGTTATTTCATAGACTGTCATACTATTAAGATgacatgacagtaaaaattaaccattgattttttatttttatttttttctctcaaaaaccTTGTTGATCCAAAGGTTAATTTTCACTCAtcccaattatatatatgtcaatcGTGTATatagcagtctactaaatagtattactcaatTTTTGATAAATCCAATGGCCTATTATACATGTCAGCAATGCATAAAAATAGGACCGGGACCATGGGATTATAGATACGGGAATAATGAAAACCCATATAAATAATACATTAATTTGATCTTCCAGCCACCTTCACAGAACCAACGTTgcagtttctctctctctctctctctctaaaaaccCAAACAAGATTTACCCACAAAACGCGCTCCACGCCTAGCCCTTTATAAAGGGAGTTGATCTGGTCTTGTCTTCTTCTTGTCGAACACCTTCAGCATTTCAATGGCggaatcatcatcatcatcttcttctttacgTAAAATCAATCTCCAGACGGTCTTAACCGAGTCGGAAATGGCCGCGGCGCAGCAGCTCATGCAGCTTAGCGACGAAGATAgctacaacaacaacaacaacagcaagAAGAAGAGGGACGTACACATGACAGACGACGAAGAGGTCGATCAGAGCCGGAGCGAAATAACTTCGGCGTTGATTGAAGAGCTTTTCGGAAAAGAAGACGCGGGTCGGCCGAAGAAGCGGAGGTACCGATCTCTTGTTAGTATTTACACGGCGACGAAACCCATCAACGGTAGATACGTACGAGAAGAGGGTAAGATCTTACGGCCCGGAAACTTCAATGGGGTTTTAGCTTAGGCGGGTTGCTTAATCTTACTAATTAATGAAGCTGTATGTAAAGAGTTTTCCCTTTTGTAGGAAAATTGGAGACTGGGTTTCTCTTTTTGCctaattattaataatagtTGAggttatttctatttcttttcttttcttttcttttctgatttCAGCATATACATGCCagatttttacaaaaaattagTCCCATATTGATCGATATTGTGTGGGAGGACTACTCATACAGAGTGAGTTAGATTATAAAGATGCTCGTAAGTACATATTAAGTTTCAAGTTAATTTTTTACGAGATGCGATTAAGTTTTATAAATGATTATATATAGAGAGTTTTTGATTGTAATTAATTAGTACTTTTCCTAATTAACTAGAGGATTGggattcttttttaatttccctTTAGAAATGTTGAAATTTTGTCTAGTTTTATTGCTTGCAACCAAGAACAAATTAAGCTTGAGAGGATTTTCATTGTTTAATTAATGTTGCATTGTGGCATTAATAATGATTTAACAGTAcaccatttaagtattggttgcAAGCATAACTAAGCTTCGGAGGAATTTTCATTGCTTAACGCGTTACGTACCTTTAATTCTTTAATACCAATTAAGATTTGAGACAGCTAAGTGGGGTTCTGCttaatttgtgtgtgtgtgagatgGAGAGTACTGTGAGTTTTCCTTCTCATAAGGATAAGCattcaattattaattatttgcaaaaaaataataaaaaaattattcaattatTCATTTCATGATTTATTGCCTGTTTTGCTTTTCAAATATATGTggattttcttttacttaaagTGTCATTAAGGGTCAAAAAAAGTAGTCACTAATGATTCTAGTGTTTCAGATGGCTTAAGTACGAGTttaactatatatgtatatatatttaagtacTTCTTGGGCAGTCCTTCCTTGCAAACCAGGTCTTAATTAGGTGAATTTTACtcaaaatttgtataatttggCATTGGAGTAATGTAATAATAAATTCTAAGGGTTATCGATCTTCAAGTGAGAGATTGGtagcaattttatttaaataaggTACTCTCTGGTTGAGA
The Alnus glutinosa chromosome 14, dhAlnGlut1.1, whole genome shotgun sequence genome window above contains:
- the LOC133857893 gene encoding uncharacterized protein LOC133857893, with the protein product MAESSSSSSSLRKINLQTVLTESEMAAAQQLMQLSDEDSYNNNNNSKKKRDVHMTDDEEVDQSRSEITSALIEELFGKEDAGRPKKRRYRSLVSIYTATKPINGRYVREEGKILRPGNFNGVLA